A portion of the Oxynema aestuarii AP17 genome contains these proteins:
- a CDS encoding PAS domain S-box protein has translation MTDIANANQNRKPTANILVIDDTPDNLRLLGKSLRQLGYGVRLAKDPQLALQSAIARPPDLILLDIMMPELDGYEVCAQLKANEGTQQVPVIFLTAKGEVLDKVRAFELGAADYITKPFAMEEAIARIQNQLKFSHLSQELIRQKNLLQQEMQALQNFRSISPSSSPSLSPVALRGNAEANETVVPDLVVDPPFPESSALQESLFKHSQAIEKHCLRLSPATTVAEAIARMSQEGFSCALVVENNQLVGLFAERDIVKMAAEAIAPDEILLSDVMTPDPIAVNVCEAIDIFSILSILRQNRIRHLPAIDESGQIVGLITQSSIRQVLQPTDLLKLKQVDRAMTRKVIHCAPSASLLEIARLMATYRISCVVIAEPNNGSVGDAIPIGIITERDIVQFRALNLDLKAIAAREVMSAPLMPIEAGDSLWTAHQLMQRHRIRRLVVTSDNGTLAGILTQSSLLAALDPVEMQATLEVLRQQIDRRISQLNEVNQRLQQEISARERELRQRTILEQELRTQNLRLQAEIQERIRAENALAKQEQLFRTVAENAPAAIMRLDRQYRYLYVNRMTEDIAGIVADEFIGKTSRELGFDESCVGQWETTIAQVFDRRTAQSIEYELPGSNGIRYFSARIVPEFDHTGEVASVLAIAHDIGDRKRREQALRSIVEGTASTTGDNFFYECTRYLAQVLQIRHALIAEQADPEFTKARTLAWWAGDSHRENIEYELAGTPCQKVFRGEACFYPDSVRDRFPDDPYFPQLKIESYFGIPLNDSKGRAIGVLTIFDEEPMENDADTQTILKIFAARASAELERRQAEKTLKQQAAAIAATTDGIAILDPQNRYTYLNAAHLQIFDYERPEELLGKSWQQLYPSRELERFEREVIPQLLEKGSFRLDAIGLRRDGQEVPHEVSVSLLDSGDRICIIRDCTERQQAQAALQESEQRLQVVLEGSDLGWWDLNLATGVVYFSERWKTMLGYRDEDIENDPNAWLQLVHPDDLETNLGLLNTCLEGRSPTYEAEFRMLTRSGEWKWILAHGKVVDRDERGQALRMAGTHKDIDDRKQAEAERLELLEREQAARSEAEENRSRVETILESISDGFFTTDRQSQVTYMNQQAEVLLRKSRSELLGENLWEHFPEAVGTKFERVYNQVMTEQVPIGFTEFYPPLAVWFEVHAYPSKDGISIYFQDVTDRQQAEENLRDREQFLRSIYEGIETAVFMVDVLDNGEFRYVGINPTNERLTGITDAELRGKSPQEMLPPAAARAVTNYYRMCVEARARISYEECLPFRGQDTWWITNLTPLFDRHNRVYRLIGTSFNISDRKAAEIALQQQLKREQLLKSIQERIRSSLKLDEILAIAAQEIRNFLGCDRVLIYEVLSEERRHLLTESLAPGCRAILAEREYQDSIFSQWQERGKFGSIVKIDDIETADLDPEFVEFMKHFAIKAKLVVPILKDRKNWGLIAAHSCTKSRKWYNYEVEALQQLSVQLAIAVQQSILFEQAQTEIAERKKAELALRESQDFVRRIADTSPNLLYIFDVIEQCNIYTNREIAATLGYSSEEIKAMGNNLLPSILHPDDLSKIPEHFKQLNRAQDDEVVELEYRLRNVRGEWRDILAREAVFARTQEGKLKQLIGTASDITERKKTEAALRESAERERALAAAIRRIRQSLNLETIFITTTEELRVCLDCDCVSIYRFDDDYRGQFMAESVAKPKFSTLGKSKERQLQVVDEESNHCGLENLLNSPHLWEEDPYYSTGENRLELSETTCLVVEDIYEKNFRDCYRERLESFQIRAYLIVPIFCNSRVWGLLAAYQCSGPREWKTSDRKMVIQIGNQLGVALQQFELLNRTQKQSEALAQAAIAADAANRSKSEFLANMSHELRTPLNAILGFAQIMVADDGLNSEQRRNLEIINRAGAHLLDLINDVLEMSKIEAGRIQLNESDFDLLLLLDTLQEILNVKANSKGLDLIFERSPDVPQFICGDEGKLRQVLLNLIGNAIKFTHKGSVTLRVTLKNEATEAGSGDRDSPFDYNLVFSVEDTGEGIAPAEMGKLFEAFGQTESGQKSQQGTGLGLPISQKFVELMGGSIEVWSERDVGSIFSFTILAKASSSENIGEKLAPKEALELAPHQPQINILVVDDRDESRLLVREMLAALGFAVREAANGLDAIDVWRDWQPDLILMDIRMPVMDGLQATQKIKAQAARQQPIIIALTASAFEEERSSILAAGCDDFIRKPFQRDDLLDKIREHLDIEYIYKQDDNEATDSVRLTTPHSNQKDDLNLLLAEMPDRWVRQIYENAARCIDDNILELLEEVPENAAYLAETLRDWANNFQFQKIMEFIDREKPGS, from the coding sequence ATGACTGATATTGCTAACGCGAATCAAAACAGGAAACCTACTGCCAATATTTTAGTCATTGACGATACCCCAGATAATTTACGTTTGTTGGGTAAAAGCTTAAGACAGTTGGGATATGGCGTGCGCTTGGCGAAAGATCCTCAATTGGCTCTCCAGTCGGCGATCGCGCGGCCACCGGATTTGATTCTGCTCGATATCATGATGCCGGAACTCGACGGTTACGAAGTCTGCGCTCAGTTGAAAGCCAACGAGGGAACGCAGCAGGTTCCGGTCATTTTTTTAACCGCTAAGGGAGAAGTATTAGATAAAGTGCGAGCCTTTGAATTGGGGGCGGCGGACTATATTACCAAACCCTTTGCAATGGAAGAAGCGATCGCCCGTATTCAAAATCAACTCAAATTTTCCCACCTCTCGCAAGAATTAATCCGTCAGAAAAATTTACTGCAGCAAGAGATGCAAGCGCTACAAAACTTTCGTAGCATCTCGCCGTCTTCTTCCCCGAGTTTGAGTCCCGTAGCGTTACGGGGGAACGCGGAGGCGAATGAAACGGTAGTCCCGGATTTGGTGGTGGATCCGCCGTTCCCCGAGAGCAGCGCCTTGCAAGAATCGTTATTCAAGCACTCCCAGGCGATCGAAAAACACTGCTTGCGCCTCTCCCCAGCGACCACCGTCGCCGAGGCGATCGCCCGCATGAGTCAAGAAGGGTTCAGTTGTGCCTTAGTCGTCGAAAATAACCAGTTGGTGGGACTGTTCGCCGAACGGGATATCGTCAAAATGGCAGCCGAAGCGATCGCCCCCGACGAAATCTTACTCTCCGACGTGATGACTCCCGATCCGATCGCCGTCAACGTCTGCGAAGCGATCGACATCTTCTCGATTTTATCCATACTGCGCCAGAACCGGATCCGGCATTTACCCGCGATCGACGAATCGGGTCAAATCGTCGGCTTGATCACCCAAAGCAGCATCCGTCAAGTCCTCCAGCCGACAGACTTACTCAAATTGAAGCAGGTCGATCGCGCCATGACCCGCAAAGTCATTCACTGCGCGCCGAGTGCTTCCCTCTTAGAAATAGCGCGACTGATGGCGACCTACCGCATTAGTTGCGTCGTCATCGCCGAACCCAACAACGGATCCGTTGGCGATGCAATTCCGATCGGCATTATTACCGAACGCGATATCGTTCAATTCCGAGCCTTAAACCTCGATTTAAAGGCGATCGCCGCGCGAGAAGTGATGAGTGCCCCCCTGATGCCGATCGAAGCCGGGGACTCCTTGTGGACGGCCCATCAGTTGATGCAACGCCATCGCATTCGTCGTTTAGTCGTCACCTCCGACAACGGCACCCTCGCCGGGATCCTCACCCAAAGTAGTCTCCTCGCCGCTCTCGATCCGGTGGAAATGCAGGCCACCTTAGAGGTCTTGCGCCAACAAATCGACCGTCGCATCAGCCAGTTAAACGAAGTCAACCAACGCCTACAGCAAGAAATTAGCGCCCGCGAACGGGAATTGCGACAACGCACGATTCTCGAACAGGAACTCAGGACCCAGAATCTGCGCTTGCAGGCGGAAATTCAAGAGCGCATTCGCGCCGAAAACGCCCTCGCCAAGCAAGAGCAACTGTTCCGTACCGTCGCCGAAAATGCCCCGGCAGCGATAATGCGACTCGATCGCCAGTATCGCTACCTCTATGTCAACCGCATGACTGAAGATATTGCCGGGATAGTGGCGGATGAATTCATCGGCAAAACCAGCCGCGAGTTAGGATTTGACGAATCCTGCGTGGGCCAGTGGGAAACGACGATCGCCCAAGTGTTCGATCGCCGCACGGCCCAAAGCATTGAATATGAATTACCCGGATCCAACGGCATTCGCTATTTTTCAGCCCGCATCGTCCCCGAATTCGACCATACCGGGGAGGTCGCCTCGGTACTGGCGATCGCTCACGATATCGGCGATCGCAAACGACGGGAACAAGCGTTGCGATCGATTGTCGAAGGAACCGCCTCCACGACCGGGGACAATTTCTTTTACGAATGCACCCGCTATCTCGCCCAAGTCCTCCAAATCCGTCACGCTTTAATTGCCGAACAAGCAGATCCCGAATTTACCAAAGCGCGCACGTTGGCGTGGTGGGCCGGAGACAGTCATCGGGAAAATATCGAATACGAACTCGCGGGAACTCCCTGTCAAAAAGTATTTCGAGGGGAAGCGTGCTTTTATCCCGATTCGGTGCGCGATCGCTTTCCCGACGATCCTTATTTTCCCCAACTGAAGATCGAAAGTTATTTCGGCATTCCCCTCAACGATTCTAAGGGACGCGCGATCGGTGTCCTCACCATTTTTGACGAAGAACCGATGGAGAACGATGCCGATACCCAGACGATCTTAAAGATTTTTGCCGCCCGCGCCAGCGCCGAACTCGAACGCAGACAAGCGGAGAAAACCTTAAAACAGCAAGCTGCCGCGATCGCCGCCACCACCGACGGCATCGCCATTCTCGACCCCCAGAATCGCTATACCTATTTAAACGCGGCTCACCTCCAGATTTTCGACTACGAACGCCCGGAGGAACTCTTAGGCAAAAGTTGGCAACAGCTCTATCCGAGTAGAGAACTCGAACGTTTCGAGCGCGAAGTCATTCCCCAGTTGCTGGAAAAAGGCTCTTTCCGCCTCGACGCGATCGGTTTGCGCCGGGACGGTCAGGAGGTTCCCCACGAAGTCTCGGTTTCCCTGCTCGACAGTGGCGATCGCATTTGCATCATCCGCGACTGTACCGAACGCCAACAAGCGCAAGCCGCCTTACAAGAGAGCGAACAGCGCTTGCAAGTGGTTCTCGAAGGCAGCGATTTAGGTTGGTGGGACTTGAATCTCGCCACTGGGGTCGTTTATTTCTCCGAGCGCTGGAAAACCATGCTCGGTTACCGCGACGAGGACATCGAGAACGACCCCAACGCTTGGTTGCAATTAGTTCATCCCGACGATCTAGAGACGAACTTAGGGTTACTCAATACTTGTTTAGAAGGTCGCAGCCCTACTTACGAAGCCGAATTTCGGATGTTGACCCGTTCCGGCGAATGGAAGTGGATCCTCGCCCACGGCAAAGTTGTCGATCGCGACGAGCGAGGTCAGGCGCTTCGCATGGCGGGAACTCATAAAGATATCGACGATCGCAAACAAGCCGAAGCCGAACGCCTAGAATTATTAGAGCGCGAACAAGCCGCCCGCAGCGAGGCGGAAGAGAACCGCAGCCGGGTCGAAACGATCCTCGAAAGTATCAGCGATGGCTTCTTCACGACCGATCGGCAATCGCAAGTGACCTACATGAACCAACAAGCCGAAGTCTTGTTACGAAAAAGCCGCAGCGAACTGCTCGGCGAAAATTTGTGGGAACACTTTCCCGAAGCCGTCGGGACTAAATTCGAGCGGGTTTACAACCAGGTGATGACCGAGCAAGTCCCGATCGGTTTTACCGAATTTTACCCGCCGTTGGCGGTCTGGTTTGAAGTACACGCTTATCCTTCAAAAGATGGGATTTCTATTTATTTTCAAGATGTGACCGATCGCCAGCAAGCGGAAGAGAATTTACGCGATCGCGAGCAGTTTTTACGCAGTATTTACGAAGGGATCGAAACGGCAGTTTTCATGGTCGATGTTTTAGACAATGGCGAGTTTCGCTATGTCGGCATCAATCCCACTAACGAGCGCTTGACCGGAATCACCGACGCCGAGTTAAGAGGGAAAAGCCCTCAAGAGATGTTACCCCCTGCGGCAGCCCGAGCCGTTACGAATTATTACCGCATGTGCGTGGAAGCACGAGCGCGCATCAGTTATGAAGAATGTTTGCCCTTTCGAGGGCAAGACACCTGGTGGATTACCAACTTAACGCCCTTGTTCGATCGCCACAATCGCGTTTATCGCTTGATCGGAACGTCTTTTAATATCAGCGATCGCAAAGCGGCGGAAATCGCCCTGCAACAGCAACTCAAACGCGAGCAACTGCTCAAGTCGATTCAAGAGCGGATTCGTTCCTCGCTCAAACTCGATGAAATATTGGCGATCGCCGCACAAGAAATTCGCAATTTCCTCGGCTGCGATCGCGTTTTAATTTACGAAGTTTTGTCAGAAGAACGGCGCCATCTGCTTACAGAATCCCTCGCTCCGGGATGTCGGGCGATCTTGGCAGAAAGAGAGTACCAAGACAGTATATTTTCTCAATGGCAAGAACGAGGCAAGTTCGGAAGTATTGTAAAAATTGACGACATCGAAACTGCCGATCTCGACCCGGAATTCGTAGAGTTTATGAAGCATTTCGCGATTAAAGCGAAACTAGTTGTCCCGATTTTAAAAGATCGGAAAAATTGGGGTTTAATCGCCGCTCACTCCTGTACGAAATCAAGAAAATGGTATAATTACGAGGTTGAAGCGCTCCAACAACTTTCCGTACAGTTGGCGATCGCCGTGCAACAATCGATCCTGTTCGAGCAAGCTCAAACTGAAATTGCCGAACGCAAAAAAGCCGAACTTGCCTTGAGAGAAAGTCAAGATTTCGTCCGTCGAATTGCCGATACTTCGCCGAATCTACTCTATATTTTTGACGTCATCGAACAGTGCAATATCTATACGAATCGGGAGATTGCCGCTACTCTCGGTTACAGCTCGGAAGAAATTAAAGCAATGGGCAATAATTTATTGCCCAGTATCTTACACCCCGACGATTTATCCAAAATTCCCGAGCATTTTAAGCAACTCAATCGCGCCCAAGATGATGAAGTCGTGGAGTTAGAATATCGGCTGCGAAATGTGCGCGGAGAATGGCGCGATATTCTCGCGCGCGAAGCAGTTTTTGCCCGCACGCAAGAGGGCAAACTCAAGCAATTAATCGGTACTGCATCGGACATTACCGAACGCAAAAAAACGGAAGCGGCCCTGCGTGAAAGTGCGGAACGGGAACGAGCCCTCGCGGCGGCGATCCGCCGAATCCGTCAATCCCTCAATTTAGAGACCATTTTTATCACTACCACGGAAGAATTAAGGGTTTGTCTCGATTGCGATTGCGTCTCTATTTACCGCTTCGATGACGACTATCGCGGTCAATTCATGGCGGAGTCGGTCGCCAAACCGAAATTCTCAACCCTCGGCAAATCGAAAGAGCGACAGCTTCAAGTTGTTGACGAGGAATCGAACCACTGCGGACTAGAAAATTTATTAAATTCTCCACATTTATGGGAGGAAGATCCGTACTACTCTACAGGTGAAAATCGACTGGAACTGAGCGAGACCACTTGCTTAGTCGTCGAAGATATTTATGAGAAGAATTTTAGGGATTGCTATCGCGAACGACTGGAATCTTTCCAGATTCGAGCCTATCTGATCGTGCCGATTTTTTGCAACTCCCGAGTCTGGGGGTTGCTGGCGGCTTATCAATGTTCCGGCCCACGAGAGTGGAAAACGAGCGATCGCAAAATGGTCATCCAAATTGGCAATCAATTAGGAGTCGCTTTACAGCAATTTGAACTGCTCAATCGCACCCAAAAGCAATCGGAAGCCCTCGCGCAAGCTGCGATCGCCGCCGATGCCGCCAACCGCTCTAAAAGCGAATTTCTGGCCAATATGAGCCACGAATTGCGAACCCCACTCAATGCGATTCTCGGCTTCGCTCAAATCATGGTCGCAGACGATGGTCTTAACTCCGAACAACGCCGCAATTTGGAGATTATCAACCGTGCGGGTGCCCACCTGCTCGATTTAATTAATGATGTTTTGGAAATGTCAAAAATTGAAGCGGGGAGAATTCAATTAAACGAAAGTGATTTCGACTTGCTCTTACTGCTCGATACCTTGCAAGAAATTTTGAACGTTAAAGCCAATAGCAAAGGATTGGATCTCATTTTTGAGCGATCGCCCGACGTCCCCCAATTTATCTGTGGAGATGAAGGCAAATTGCGTCAAGTCCTGCTCAATCTCATCGGTAATGCTATCAAATTTACCCACAAGGGTTCGGTCACTTTGCGCGTCACCCTCAAGAATGAGGCGACTGAGGCGGGTTCGGGCGATCGAGATTCCCCGTTCGATTACAATTTGGTATTTTCAGTAGAAGACACGGGGGAAGGAATCGCTCCCGCAGAAATGGGCAAACTCTTTGAAGCCTTCGGTCAAACTGAAAGCGGACAAAAATCGCAACAAGGAACGGGATTGGGTTTACCCATTTCACAGAAATTTGTAGAATTAATGGGAGGAAGTATAGAGGTTTGGAGTGAACGCGATGTCGGAAGTATTTTTAGTTTTACGATTTTGGCTAAAGCCAGTTCTAGCGAAAACATCGGCGAAAAGTTAGCTCCCAAAGAAGCCCTCGAACTGGCTCCCCATCAACCTCAAATTAACATTTTAGTCGTGGACGATCGCGACGAAAGCCGCTTACTCGTGCGTGAAATGCTCGCAGCTCTCGGTTTTGCCGTCCGAGAAGCCGCAAACGGTCTCGACGCGATCGACGTTTGGCGCGATTGGCAACCGGATCTCATTTTGATGGACATCCGAATGCCCGTTATGGATGGATTACAAGCGACCCAAAAAATTAAAGCTCAAGCCGCAAGGCAACAACCGATTATTATTGCCCTCACCGCCAGTGCGTTTGAAGAAGAACGTTCTAGCATTCTCGCCGCCGGATGCGATGATTTTATTCGCAAACCCTTCCAACGAGATGATTTACTCGATAAAATTCGGGAACATTTAGATATCGAATATATCTACAAACAAGACGACAACGAAGCGACAGACAGTGTAAGACTAACAACTCCCCATTCCAACCAAAAAGATGACTTAAATTTGCTTTTGGCAGAAATGCCCGATCGATGGGTTCGACAAATTTATGAAAATGCCGCTCGATGTATCGATGACAACATTTTAGAACTGCTCGAAGAAGTCCCCGAAAATGCAGCTTATTTAGCTGAGACTTTAAGGGATTGGGCGAATAATTTCCAATTCCAAAAGATTATGGAATTCATCGATCGTGAAAAACCAGGGAGTTAA
- a CDS encoding WD40 repeat domain-containing protein produces MDWTRPLKAQQQDFLARVKDNWANLICCELPGVYSELAIIRGRRLKNIHARCRRMVLKAEQFAPVRELCLQYLPEQLAQEAIAQSLGEDLIPLEDAENLKIDGTVPFAVAAHRSTRALVKVARGSLESLSWSVSAEEIRENVAIACAWILELPEESREEYRAILMGFVPTDGLAEDSSALHPGDLLYGGGLRSYLASVASERASWEWMRALTGASSSVYPFAVAADGRSVATSGYDGTIKLWNLEDPELCEALHGESLSFYPLSTGGGGQPLASGSTEKKLDEVRGGTGRLLHTLKGHTSGVSSLAIAKDGSLLVSGGYDGTINLWKLDSGELLHSLAAHTGTVRPVVFSPDSALLASGSIDKTLKLWDVGSGRLIRTFETHSDPVISCAIARDGRSLVCGTQDGTIDIWNLETGESIRTITGHSGIVRSLAIAADGETLASGSTERTIKLWNLHTGELIETLTGHPDPVIAFSLRSDSMADAPGVGPTLDLSVFRHQQPGWDDRTQ; encoded by the coding sequence ATGGACTGGACAAGACCCCTGAAAGCACAACAACAAGATTTTCTCGCCCGGGTCAAGGACAATTGGGCGAACTTGATTTGTTGTGAATTGCCCGGTGTGTACAGCGAACTCGCGATCATTCGGGGTCGGCGATTGAAAAATATTCACGCCCGTTGTCGTCGAATGGTTCTCAAAGCCGAGCAGTTTGCCCCGGTGCGCGAATTATGTTTGCAATATTTGCCGGAACAGTTGGCTCAAGAGGCGATCGCCCAGAGTCTGGGAGAGGATCTAATTCCGTTAGAAGATGCGGAAAATCTCAAAATTGACGGGACGGTACCCTTCGCCGTGGCGGCCCACCGCTCCACTCGGGCGCTGGTCAAAGTAGCGCGCGGCTCCCTAGAGTCCCTCTCCTGGTCAGTTTCAGCCGAAGAGATCCGCGAGAACGTGGCGATCGCCTGTGCCTGGATCCTCGAACTGCCGGAAGAATCGCGGGAAGAATATCGGGCGATTCTGATGGGCTTCGTGCCGACGGATGGGCTCGCCGAGGACTCGTCCGCGCTCCATCCCGGGGATTTACTCTATGGGGGCGGTCTGCGGAGTTATTTGGCGTCGGTCGCCTCCGAGCGGGCGTCTTGGGAGTGGATGCGCGCCCTCACCGGGGCGTCGAGTTCGGTCTACCCGTTTGCGGTGGCGGCGGACGGGCGATCGGTGGCGACGAGCGGTTACGACGGCACGATCAAGCTCTGGAACTTGGAGGATCCCGAGTTATGCGAGGCGCTCCACGGCGAGTCTCTCTCGTTCTATCCCCTCTCGACCGGGGGCGGCGGACAACCCCTGGCGAGTGGCAGTACGGAAAAGAAACTGGACGAAGTTCGAGGGGGAACGGGCCGTTTACTTCATACCTTGAAAGGTCATACGAGTGGGGTGAGTTCCCTGGCGATCGCCAAAGATGGCAGTTTGCTCGTCAGTGGGGGCTACGACGGCACGATCAATCTCTGGAAGCTCGATAGTGGCGAGTTGCTGCACAGTTTGGCCGCCCATACGGGAACGGTGCGCCCGGTGGTGTTCAGTCCGGACTCGGCATTGCTCGCCAGTGGCAGTATTGATAAAACCCTGAAGTTGTGGGACGTGGGCAGTGGGCGCTTAATCCGGACGTTCGAGACCCACTCGGATCCGGTGATTTCTTGCGCGATCGCCCGCGACGGTCGCTCTCTGGTCTGCGGCACCCAAGATGGCACGATCGACATTTGGAATTTGGAAACCGGGGAATCGATCCGCACCATTACCGGACATTCGGGGATCGTGCGCTCGCTGGCGATCGCCGCCGACGGCGAAACCCTCGCCAGTGGCAGTACGGAACGGACGATCAAGTTATGGAATCTGCACACCGGGGAGTTGATCGAAACCCTCACGGGACATCCGGATCCGGTGATTGCCTTTTCTTTGCGTAGCGACAGTATGGCCGACGCCCCGGGGGTCGGCCCGACCCTCGATTTAAGTGTGTTCCGCCACCAACAACCGGGATGGGACGATCGCACTCAGTAG
- a CDS encoding TPM domain-containing protein, giving the protein MQQQFRHSLLKTLAVFFLAICTWAIAPHAARAYDNPDLLPTTPTPIIDLAKSLTSIQQENLSTELENFESETGWKLRVLTQYDRTPGRAVREFWNLDDKSILLVADPRGGNLLNFNVGNEVYALLPRTFWVELQTRYGNQFFVRDHGEDGSILNSLNAIEGCLRDGGCRVVPGLPREQWILTLVTSTLGGVVLGFAAHPRKDRQNFSWQWALMFSPLWGILFVAFGIGPVVSRTSDWLPLLRNVLGFLLGAVVAYLTPVIDRKSPSET; this is encoded by the coding sequence ATGCAACAGCAGTTTCGTCATTCTCTTCTCAAAACTCTTGCCGTCTTCTTCCTGGCGATTTGCACGTGGGCGATCGCGCCGCACGCCGCCCGTGCTTACGACAATCCGGACTTGCTGCCGACGACGCCAACACCGATTATCGACTTGGCCAAATCCCTGACCAGCATTCAGCAAGAAAACCTCAGTACCGAACTGGAGAATTTTGAAAGCGAAACCGGGTGGAAGCTCAGAGTGTTGACTCAATACGATCGCACTCCCGGTCGGGCCGTGCGAGAGTTTTGGAACCTCGACGACAAAAGCATCTTACTCGTCGCCGATCCTCGCGGCGGCAACCTGCTCAATTTCAACGTCGGCAATGAGGTTTACGCCTTGCTACCGCGTACCTTTTGGGTAGAATTGCAAACCCGTTACGGCAATCAATTCTTCGTGCGCGACCACGGAGAAGATGGCTCGATTCTCAACTCGTTAAACGCCATTGAGGGCTGTTTGCGTGACGGCGGTTGCCGCGTCGTACCCGGACTGCCGCGCGAACAGTGGATTTTAACCTTAGTCACCTCAACCCTTGGCGGTGTGGTTCTCGGATTTGCCGCTCACCCGCGCAAGGATCGCCAAAACTTTTCGTGGCAGTGGGCCTTAATGTTTTCACCCTTATGGGGGATTTTGTTCGTCGCCTTCGGGATCGGTCCGGTCGTGAGCCGTACCTCCGATTGGCTGCCGCTTTTGCGAAATGTCCTCGGCTTTTTACTCGGGGCCGTAGTGGCGTATCTGACTCCGGTTATCGATCGCAAATCCCCTTCCGAAACGTAA
- a CDS encoding ATP-binding protein codes for MKQDILIVDDTPDNLRVLSSLLASQGYLVRKALNGPLALQACQKQLPDLILLDIMMPEMDGYEVCNHLKSDPTTQNIPVIFISALDNPFDKVKAFNIGGADYITKPVQAEEAIARVSHQLTIAEQQRQLAEQNAQLQQLNQKLKRSNADLEQFAYHVAHDLRSPIQSIILFAELAEDRFEDCLGTKGRDYMEGIINSGLRMKDTIDNLLTYSRVELSKNNFQLTDCEQVLSEALANLAEEIRSSGAVITHSNLPTPIADRTQLVRLFQNLIGNGIKFRDTDIVPQIKIGAELMGDREWMFSIQDNGIGIARESFERIFEIFERLDTSKKYPGSGIGMAICKKIVERHGGKIWLESELGRGTTFYFTLPAQGSVNP; via the coding sequence TTGAAACAAGATATCTTGATCGTTGACGATACCCCGGATAACTTGCGCGTGTTATCTTCTTTATTAGCCAGTCAAGGGTATTTAGTTCGTAAAGCTTTAAATGGGCCGCTCGCTTTACAAGCTTGTCAGAAACAGTTACCGGATCTGATTCTGCTCGATATTATGATGCCGGAAATGGACGGCTATGAAGTGTGCAATCATCTCAAATCCGACCCCACTACTCAAAACATTCCCGTCATTTTTATCAGCGCCCTCGACAATCCATTTGATAAAGTCAAAGCGTTTAATATTGGCGGCGCCGATTACATTACCAAACCCGTTCAAGCGGAAGAGGCGATCGCCCGCGTTTCCCATCAACTGACGATCGCCGAACAGCAACGACAACTCGCCGAACAAAATGCCCAATTGCAACAGTTAAATCAAAAGCTGAAGCGATCGAATGCCGATTTAGAACAATTCGCCTATCACGTCGCCCACGATTTGCGATCGCCGATTCAGAGTATCATTTTATTCGCCGAACTCGCCGAAGATCGCTTCGAGGACTGTCTCGGAACTAAAGGTCGAGACTATATGGAGGGTATCATTAATTCGGGACTGAGAATGAAAGATACCATCGACAATTTACTCACTTATTCGCGGGTCGAACTCAGTAAAAATAACTTCCAACTCACCGATTGCGAACAAGTTTTAAGCGAAGCATTGGCGAATTTAGCCGAAGAAATTAGATCTTCCGGCGCGGTCATTACCCATTCAAATTTACCGACCCCGATCGCCGATCGCACCCAACTGGTGCGCCTGTTTCAAAACTTAATCGGAAATGGGATCAAATTTCGCGATACTGATATCGTCCCTCAAATTAAAATTGGAGCGGAATTGATGGGCGATCGTGAATGGATGTTTTCGATACAAGATAACGGAATCGGGATCGCACGGGAATCCTTCGAGCGCATTTTTGAGATTTTCGAGCGCTTGGATACCTCCAAAAAATATCCCGGAAGTGGGATCGGAATGGCGATTTGTAAAAAAATTGTCGAACGTCATGGGGGTAAAATTTGGCTCGAATCCGAACTCGGTCGCGGAACGACCTTTTACTTTACCTTACCCGCCCAAGGGAGCGTTAACCCTTAA